The genomic segment GGTCACGACGACGTTCAGGACGAACGCGGTGAGACCGATGTAGCCGATCTCGCCGATGCCGGGGATCTCGTCGGACGAGCCGCCGAAGTGCTTCTGCGTCGGCGACGCGACGCCGTACGCGGCGACGGTTCCGTAGACCATGCCGACCGCCCAGCCCGCGAGCAGCGCCCAGCGGTGGAACCACCGCGTGAACAGGCCGCCGACCAGCGCCGGCATCGTCTGCAGGATCCAGATGCCGCCGAGGAGCTGGAAGTTGATCGCGACCGTCTTGTCCATGGTGAGGACGAAGGCGAGCGCGCCGACCTTCACCAGGAGCGAGACCAGCTTGGAGATCTTCGTCTCCTGCTCGGGCGTCGCGTCCGGCTTGATGAAGTCCTTGTAGATGTTCCTCGTGAAGAGGTTCGCGGCCGCGATCGACATGATCGCCGCGGGCACGAGCGCGCCGATGCCGATGGCGGCGAAGGCGACGCCGGTGAACCAGTCGGGGAACATGTCCTCGAACAGCTGCGGGATGGCCAGCTGGCCGTTCTCGACCTTGACCCCGGCCGCGATCGCCATGAAGCCGAGCAGCGCGAGCAGGCCCAGCATCAGTGAGTAGAGCGGCAGGATCGTGGTGTTGCGGCGGATCACGTCACGGCTCTTGGAGGAGAGCGTCGCCGTGATCGAGTGCGGGTACATGAACAGGGCGAGCGCGGAGCCGAGCGCGAGCGTGGCGTAGGTCCACTGCCCGGCCTCGCCGGGGGCGAGACCCGCGACGGGCTTGCCCGCCGCGTCGTTCGCCGCGGAGAACTTCTCGTTCGCCGCGTGGAAGATCTCGTCGAAACCGCCGAGCTTGATCGGGATGTAGATGATCGCGACGGCGATGACGAGGTAGATCAGACCGTCCTTCACGAACGCGATCAGCGCGGGCGCGCGCAGCCCCGACGAGTAGGTGTACGCGGCGAGCACCGCGAACGCGATCAGCAGCGGCAGGTCCTTGATGAACCAGTTGGTGTCGGGTCCGCCGCCGATCCCCATGACGTCGAGGACCGCCTGGATGCCGACCAGTTGGAGCGCGATGTACGGCATCGTGGCGAGGATGCCGGTGACGGCTACCGCCAGCGAGAGCCCCTTGGAGCCGAACCGGCCGCGCACGAAGTCCGAGGTGGTGACGTAGCCGTGCTTGTGCGAGACCGACCACAGGCGCGGCAGGAAGGTGAAGATCAGCGGGTAGACGAGGATCGTGTACGGCACGGCGAAGAAGCCGGCCGCGCCCGCCGCGTAGATCGCCGCCGGGACGGCCACGAACGTGTAGGCGGTGTACAGGTCGCCGCCGAGCAGGAACCAGGTGACCCAGGTGCCGAACGAGCGGCCGCCGAGGCCCCATTCATCGAGGCTCTGCTCGTTCTCCGCCTTGCGCCAGCGGGCCGCCATGAAGCCCATGACGGTGACGGCGAGGAAGAAGAAGATGAAGACGCCGAGCGCGACGCCGTTGACGCCGCCCGATGCGAGTGTGGTCACTTTCCGGCACCCCCGTGGGCCTGCTCGGCCTTGCGGGCGCGCTGGTCACGCTGCCACAGCTGGTACGCGATCATCGTGAGCGCCGTCGAGATGAGCACCCAGAGCATCTGGTACCAGTAGAAGAACGGGATGCCGATGAAGGTCGGGTCGATCTTCGCGTACGACCCCACCCAGAGCATTGCCACGAAGGGCGCGACAAGGCAGGCTGCGATGACCACACGGACCGGCGTCACCACCGGTCTGTTCACTTCAGGCGCATCTGACATATCGCGGCTCCGTTCCCTCACTTATCCCATGCTTAACGTGCGGGAAATCTAAGCCACAGTCTCGCTGTATGGAACCCCTGTCCGGATAACGGACAGGGCAAGTTACCTGCTCAGCAGCAGCGGAAGCCCTGGCGCGGGTCCGACTCCGCCCGCTCCGTCCGCATACGTTCAAATGCGCGGCGGCTGGGGACGGTTGCTGCCGGATGCTCCTTGCGCACGTGCGCCACGTACCGTTCGTACGCCGACTCGTCGGTCAGCTCGCGGACGTACCACCGCATCCAGCGCACGCCGCGCAGCAGCCACGTCACGGCGCCACCTCCCGCCGCTCTTCCCGCTTCTCCCGCCGCTCCTCCTGCTTCTCCTCCCGGGTCGCGATGAGCCCCGCCGGAGCGGTCAACTTCGACTCCACGTACGGCGCTTCGCTCAGCCGCGAGGCCGCGGGGTCGCGGACGTGCTTGACGCAGATCCGGGCCGCGTCCAGGATGACGACGACGATCAGCAGCGCGAGCGCCGCCGAAAGGACGCCGTCCACCGTGGAGTTGGTGACGACGGTGTGCATGTCGTCCATGGTCTTGGCGGGCGGCAGGATCTTGCCCTCGTCGATGGCGTCCTGGTAGTTGGCGCGCTGCTGGAAGAAGCCGACGCGCGGATCGCTGGAGAACACCTTCTGCCAGCTCGCGGTGAGCGTCACCGTGGCGTCCCAGACGAGCGGGATCCCGGTGATCCAGGCCCACTTGAGCCGCCCGGACTTCACGAGCAGCGTGGTGCAGACGGCGAGGGCGACGGCGGCGAGGAGCTGGTTGGCGATGCCGAAGATCGGGAAGAGCTGGTTGATCCCGCCGAGCGGCTCGTGCACGCCGACCCACAGGAAGTAGCCCCAGAGGCCGGTGACGACGGCGCTGGTGAACACGAGCCCCGGCTTCCAGCTCATCCGCCGGAACGGCTTGTAGACGTTCCCGAGCATGTCCTGCAGCATGAAGCGGCCCACGCGCGTGCCCGCGTCGAGCGCCGTCAGGATGAACAGCGCCTCGAACATGATCGCGAAGTGGTACCAGAAGGCGCGCAGCGAGCCGCCGGTGACCTTGGAGAAGATCTCGGAGACGCCGACCGCGAGCGTGGGCGCGCCGCCGGTGCGCGA from the Streptomyces venezuelae genome contains:
- the mctP gene encoding monocarboxylate uptake permease MctP — protein: MTTLASGGVNGVALGVFIFFFLAVTVMGFMAARWRKAENEQSLDEWGLGGRSFGTWVTWFLLGGDLYTAYTFVAVPAAIYAAGAAGFFAVPYTILVYPLIFTFLPRLWSVSHKHGYVTTSDFVRGRFGSKGLSLAVAVTGILATMPYIALQLVGIQAVLDVMGIGGGPDTNWFIKDLPLLIAFAVLAAYTYSSGLRAPALIAFVKDGLIYLVIAVAIIYIPIKLGGFDEIFHAANEKFSAANDAAGKPVAGLAPGEAGQWTYATLALGSALALFMYPHSITATLSSKSRDVIRRNTTILPLYSLMLGLLALLGFMAIAAGVKVENGQLAIPQLFEDMFPDWFTGVAFAAIGIGALVPAAIMSIAAANLFTRNIYKDFIKPDATPEQETKISKLVSLLVKVGALAFVLTMDKTVAINFQLLGGIWILQTMPALVGGLFTRWFHRWALLAGWAVGMVYGTVAAYGVASPTQKHFGGSSDEIPGIGEIGYIGLTAFVLNVVVTVVMTFVLKALNAPEGIDETSPGDYTADAGDPGVIEELPPATAGAPGGH
- a CDS encoding YbdD/YjiX family protein; amino-acid sequence: MTWLLRGVRWMRWYVRELTDESAYERYVAHVRKEHPAATVPSRRAFERMRTERAESDPRQGFRCC
- a CDS encoding DUF3311 domain-containing protein; translated protein: MSDAPEVNRPVVTPVRVVIAACLVAPFVAMLWVGSYAKIDPTFIGIPFFYWYQMLWVLISTALTMIAYQLWQRDQRARKAEQAHGGAGK